The proteins below are encoded in one region of Leptotrichia sp. oral taxon 218:
- a CDS encoding V-type ATP synthase subunit B — protein MLKEYKTIKEIVGPLMVVEGVEGITYEELVEIQTQTGELRRGRVLEVSGDKAVVQLFENSAGINLKDSKVRFLGRPLSLGVSEDMIGRVFDGLGRPKDNGPKIIPEQTLDINGVAINPVARDYPSEFIQTGVSAIDGLNTLVRGQKLPIFSGSGLPHADLALQIARQAKVLGKDEKFAVVFGAIGITFEEAQFFIDDFTKTGAIDRAVLFMNLANDPAIERLATPKMALTCAEYLAFEKGMHVLVILTDLTNYCEALREVSAARKEVPGRRGYPGYLYTDLSTIYERAGRIKGRKGSITQIPILTMPEDDKTHPIPDLTGYITEGQIILSRDLYKQNLMPPIDVLPSLSRLKDKGIGKGKTREDHADTMNQLFAAYATGKEAKELAVILGESALSETDKAFVRFTNAFEQQYVAQGFENNRSIEDTLNLGWDLLKILPRTELKRIRDEYLEKYLPKGDE, from the coding sequence ATGCTTAAAGAATACAAAACTATAAAAGAAATAGTAGGACCACTTATGGTAGTTGAAGGAGTGGAAGGAATTACTTATGAAGAATTGGTAGAAATTCAGACTCAAACTGGAGAACTTCGTCGTGGTAGGGTTTTGGAAGTTAGTGGAGATAAAGCGGTTGTGCAATTATTTGAAAATTCAGCTGGAATTAACTTAAAAGACTCAAAAGTTAGATTTTTGGGAAGACCATTATCCCTTGGAGTTTCTGAAGATATGATAGGGCGTGTATTTGATGGGCTTGGTAGACCAAAAGATAACGGTCCTAAAATTATACCAGAACAGACACTAGATATTAATGGAGTTGCGATAAATCCAGTTGCTCGTGATTATCCGTCAGAATTTATTCAAACTGGAGTTTCAGCTATTGATGGACTAAATACGCTTGTAAGAGGGCAAAAATTACCGATATTCTCTGGTTCAGGACTGCCACATGCTGATTTGGCACTGCAAATTGCAAGACAGGCAAAAGTTTTAGGAAAAGATGAAAAATTTGCGGTTGTATTTGGTGCAATTGGGATTACATTTGAAGAAGCGCAGTTCTTTATTGATGACTTTACAAAAACGGGTGCGATTGACAGAGCAGTGTTATTTATGAACTTGGCAAATGATCCAGCGATTGAAAGACTTGCAACGCCAAAAATGGCATTAACTTGTGCTGAATATTTAGCATTTGAAAAAGGAATGCATGTATTGGTAATACTTACTGACTTAACTAACTATTGTGAAGCGTTAAGAGAAGTTTCGGCTGCGAGAAAAGAAGTTCCAGGTCGTCGTGGTTATCCAGGATACCTTTATACCGATTTATCGACAATTTATGAAAGAGCTGGAAGAATTAAAGGAAGAAAAGGGTCAATTACACAAATTCCTATTTTGACAATGCCTGAAGATGATAAAACTCACCCAATTCCAGATTTGACTGGGTATATTACAGAAGGACAAATTATTTTATCAAGAGATTTGTATAAGCAAAATTTGATGCCACCAATTGATGTTTTACCGTCACTTTCGAGATTGAAAGATAAAGGGATTGGAAAAGGTAAAACTAGAGAAGATCACGCTGATACAATGAATCAGTTATTTGCGGCTTATGCGACTGGAAAAGAAGCTAAAGAACTTGCAGTAATTTTGGGAGAATCAGCACTATCTGAAACAGATAAAGCATTTGTTAGATTTACAAATGCGTTTGAACAGCAATATGTTGCACAAGGATTCGAAAATAATAGATCAATTGAAGACACACTAAATTTAGGATGGGATTTGTTAAAAATATTACCAAGAACAGAGCTTAAGAGAATTAGAGACGAATATTTGGAAAAATATTTACCAAAAGGTGATGAATAA